A stretch of DNA from Sphingomonas sp. SORGH_AS_0879:
TTCTCGACCGCTTCGGCTTCGAGTATGAATTCGCCTCCTCGACCGAATATTATAGCTCGGGACGGTTCGATGATGCGCTCCGGTTGGTACTGAAGCAGTATCAGGGCATTCAGGACGTGATGCTGCCCACGCTGCGGGCAGAGCGTCGAGCCACCTATTCGCCCGTCCTGCCGATCAGCCCCAGATCGGGTATCGTGCTTCAGGTGCCGGTCGAGGTGATCGACGCCGAAGCCGGACTGATCGCATTCGAGGATGAGGGCGAGCGGATCGTCCAGTCGGCGCTGGGCGGGCTGTCCAAGCTGCAATGGAAGGTCGACTGGGCGATGCGCTGGGTCGCGCTGGGCGTGGATTATGAGATGGCGGGCAAGGACCTGATCGACTCGGTCACGCAATCCTCCAAGATCGCGCGTGTCCTGGGCGGCCGTCCGCCCGAGGGCTTCAACTATGAGATGTTCCTCGACGAGCATGGCGAGAAGATCTCCAAGTCCAAGGGCAACGGCCTCAGCCTCGACCAGTGGCTGACCTATGGGCCGGAGGAGAGCCTGGCGTTCTTCGCCTATCGCGAGCCGAAAAAGGCCAAGCAACTCCACATGGGCGTCATCCCGCGCGCGGTGGATGAATATTGGCAGTTCCGCACCAGCTACCCCAGCCAGTCGCTCAAAGAGCAACTGGGCAACCCGGTGCACCATATCCATGATGGCAAGCTGCCCGATGGGGAATTGCCGGTGACGTTCGGCTTGCTGCTCAACCTGGTCGGTGTGATGGGCGAGGCGACCAAGGCGCAGGTCTGGGGCTATCTCGCCAATTATGTGCCGGAAGCATCGGCGGAGAAATATCCCGAACTCGACCGGCTGATCGACCATGCGCTGGCCTATGCCCGCGATTTCGTCGCGCCGACGCTCCACCGCCGCGCGCCGGAGCCGCATGAGGCCGATGCGTTGCGTCAGTTGGATGCGCAGCTGGCCGCGCTACCGGCGGGGGCGAGCGCGGAGGATATCCAGAATATCGTCTATGAAATCGGCAAGACCGACGCCTTCGCGTCGCTGCGTGACTGGTTCAAGGCGCTGTACGAGACGCTGCTAGGCTCGGCGCAGGGGCCCCGGATGGGCAGCTTCATCGCGCTCTATGGTGTGGATAACAGTCGCAAGCTAATCGCCGAGGCGCTGGCCAAGGCGGCGTAAAAGGGAAGGGGGGAGCGGTGGCTCCCCCCTTTTTCATATCAGCGGAGATGCTCCGCGAAGAACGCCATGGTGCGTTCGTCCGCCAGCTTCGCGGACGTCTCCGACCGCCGCTGGCCGAACTCCGCTGCAAAGCCGTGATCCTCGCCGGGGTAATCGTACAGCGTGACCTTGGGGTGGTCGTCCAGTCCCTCGTGCATACGCTGCTGCGCATCCTTGTCGACGAAATGATCCTCCTCCGGGATGTGGAGCAGGACCGGCTTGGCGATGGCGTGCTTCTCGCCCAGCAGCCCGTCGATGCCGACGCCATAATAGCCGACACTGGCATCCACATCGGTCCGCGCCGCGGCCATGAAGGCGAGCCGTCCGCCCAGGCAATAGCCGACCACGCCGACCTTGGTATCCGCACCATGCTCGGCACGGATCGCATGGATCGTCGCCTCGATATCGCCAATCCCGCCGTCCTGGTCGAATTGGCCTATCAGGTCGAGCGCCTGTTGCATCTCGGTTGGCACGTCCGGGTCCAGTTCGATGCCGGGGGCAATCTTGTGGAAAAGATCGGGAGCGATGGCCAGATAGCCCGCCTCGGCCAGCGTGTCACACTTGCGGCGGATGCCCGCATTCACGCCGAAGATTTCCTGGATGACGATGATCGCGGCGGCGGGTGTCCCCTTCGGCTCGGCATAATAGGCGTTGAACGAGGCCTCGCCGCCCATAGCGGCGATGATCTTGGTTCCGGTCATGCTGGTCTCCTGTGGTCGTCGCGACGATAACGCCTTATGCCTCGGTTGGTCGCGTGAGGAGAATGGCCGATGAAAGTGAATGTGGAAATCGACTGCACGCCCGAAGAGGCGCGCCGCGCCATGGGCCTGCCCGACCTGACGCCGATCCATGAACGCTATGTCCAGATGATGCTCGATACGATGCAGTCGGGGGTGAAGCCCGAAATGGTCGAGGCGATGATGCGGAGTTGGGCCCCGATGGGCGAGGCGGGCATGGCGATGTGGCGCCGGATGTTCGAGGGGCAGAAGGGCTGATCCCTCCCATGACGGACACGATCTTCGCCGTATCGAGCGGACAGCCGCCCGCCGCCATCGCGGTGATCCGGGTCAGCGGCCCGGCGGCGTTCGCGGCGGCCGGGCGGCTGGCGGGACGATTGCCCGAACCGCGTCGTGCGGGGCTGCGGTCGCTCCGCGACGGGAAGGGGGACTTGCTCGACTCGGCGCTGGTCCTGCTATTCCCGGGTCCCGCCACCGCGACTGGCGAGGATCTGGTCGAATTCCATTGTCATGGAGGCCGTGCCGTGGTGGCGGCGGTCGAGGCGGCGCTGGCGGTTCAGCCGGGTCTTCGCCGCGCCGAGCCGGGAGAATTCACCCGGCGCGCGCTGCTCAACGGTCGCATCGATCTGGCCGGGGCGGAGGGGCTGGCGGATCTGCTCGAAGCCCAGACCGAGCGACAGCGCCGCGCCGCGATCGGGGCGGTCGAGGGGCGGGTAAGCCAGGCGGTGCGTGGCTGGATGGACCGGATTGCGACATTGTCCGCGATGGTCGAGGCGATGCTCGATTTCGCCGAAGAGGATGACGTGCCGCTCGATGGGGCGGCGGTCGCACGGATCATGGGGGAGATGCATGCGCTCGCTTCCACGATGCTGGAGGTGGTCGAGCGGCCGCCGGTCGACCGGCTTCATGACGGTATCCGCGTGGTGCTGGCCGGGCCGCCCAATAGCGGTAAGTCGACCCTGCTCAACCTGCTGGTCGAACGCGAGGCGGCGATCGTCTCGCCGATCGCGGGCACGACCCGCGACCGGATCGAAGCCAGCGTGTTGCGCGGCGGGGTGGCTTATGTGCTGACCGATACCGCCGGGCTGGCCGAGGACACCGATGATGTGATCGAGGCGATCGGCGTCACCCGCGCGCAAGAGGCGATTGCGCAGGCCGATATCCTGTTGTGGATGGCGGATACGCCGCCTCCGCGCGGGGATGCGATCTGGCTGCACAGCCGCGCCGATCTGCCCGAACGAGCGGTTCTGCCCGAGGGTCGGCGGCTGGCGGTGCGGCGGGACGATCAGGATTCGATCGCGGCGGTGTGGGACGCCATTGCCCAGGAGGCCGGAACGCTCCTGCCGCGCGAAGACGCGATCGGGTTCAAGCGGCACCAGCAGGCGCAATGCACGCTCGCGGCGCAGGCGCTGATGGCGGCGTCGGGCGAGGATATTCTTTTGATCGCCGAGGAGCTTCGCATCGCGCGGCAGGCTCTGGCCGAGCTTCTGGGGGTGAACGCAACGGAGACGATGCTCGACGCGCTGTTCGGACGATTCTGTCTCGGCAAATGATGTTCCACGTGGAACGTTGCTCGGGATCGCTTTGACGCTGCGGCCTGCTTCGGATAGGGCAAGGGCATGTTTGATGTCGTAGTGATCGGTGGCGGTCACGCGGGAACCGAGGCCGCCGCGGCGGCCGCGCGCCGGGGCGCGCGAACGGCCCTTTTGTCCTTCGATCGTCATGGTCTGGGCGCCATGTCCTGCAATCCGGCGATCGGCGGGTTGGGGAAGGGCCATATCGTGCGTGAGGTCGACGCCTTTGACGGGCTGATCGGGCGAGCGGCGGACCAGGGCGCGATCCATTACCGGATGCTCAATCAGAGCAAGGGTACGGCGGTCCAGGGCCCCCGTATCCAAGCCGACCGGCGGCGCTATGCCGGGGCGATCCAGGCGATGCTTGCCGCACAACCGAAGCTCACCATCGTAGAGGGTGAGGCCGAGGCGCTGATCCTCGACGGCGACCGGGTGGCCGGTGTGCAATTGGGGGACGGCACCATGCTGTCGGCCCGCGCGGTGGTGCTGGCGACCGGCACCTTCCTGGGCGGCCGTCTGTTCCGGGGCGAGGAACGGCATTGGGGCGGCCGGATCGGCGAGCGTGCGGCGACGCGCATGGCCGATCAGCTACGTGCACTGGGCCTGCCGATGGCACGGATGAAGACCGGTACGCCACCGCGTCTCGACGGCAGGACCATCGACTGGGCGCGGCTGGACGAGCAGCCCTCCGACCCGGATCCCTGGACCATGTCGCCGATGACGGCGGGGCGGCCCTTGCCGCAAATCGCCTGCGCGATCACCCGGACGACCGAGCACACCCATGCGATCATCGCGGCGGCCTTCCATCGTTCGCCGCTGTTCACCGGCGCGATCGAGGCCAATGGGCCGCGCTATTGCCCGTCGATCGAAGACAAGATCAAACGCTTCGCCGACCGTGACAGCCATCAGATCTTCCTGGAACCGGAGGGGTTGGACGATCCCTTGGTCTATCCCAACGGCCTGTCGACCTCGCTGCCGACCGATGTGCAGGAAGCGATGATCGCCTCCATGCCGGGGCTGGAGCGGGCGGTGATCACGCTGCCCGGCTATGCAGTGGAATATGACCATATCGACCCGCGTGCGCTCGATGCCCGGCTGGCGCTGGGCGCGATCGAGGGGGTGTTCTGCGCGGGGCAGATCAACGGCACTACCGGTTATGAGGAAGCCGCGGGGCAGGGGCTGATCGCCGGGCTCAACGCGGCGGCCCATGCCTGTGACCTTGATCCGGTGATCCTTGATCGTGCATCCAGCTATCTGGGCGTGATGATCGACGATTTGGTGTTGCAGGGCGTGACCGAGCCCTATCGGATGCTGACCGCGCGTGCCGAATATCGGCTTTCACTACGCGCCGACAATGCCGAAACGCGGCTGGGGGATATCGCGGAGGCGGTGGACTGTTTGTCGCCCGAACGGCTGGCGCATCGGCGGCGGCGGCAGGAGCAGCAGACGATGCTACGCGAACGGCTGGCGGTGGTCCGTACCGCCTCCGATCTGGCGCGGAGCGGGGCGACGATCGCACAGGATGGCGCGCGCCGGACTGCTTATGAATGGCTGCGCTTCGGTGGCGTCACGCTGGCGCATGTCGCACCCGAGGCGGCGGAGGGATGCGATCCCGCCGTGATCGCCGAGACGCTGGAGGATGCGCGCTACGCCCCCTATGTTGAGCGACAGGCGGAGGAGGTCGCGCGGCTTCGCGCCGATGAGCGAATCCCGCTCCCTGCCACGTTAGACTATGCCGCGATCCCCGGTCTGTCGCAGGAGATGATCGACCGGTTGAGCCTGGCGCGTCCCGCGACCCTGGCGGCCGCATCGCGCATACGCGGCATCACCCCCGCCGCATTGTCGGCGGTGCTTCTCCACGCACGAAAGATGGCGGCATGACCGAAGACCAGGCCCGCGACTGGGTCGCCCAGCGTTTCGGGGAAGAAGCAGCCGAGCGGATCGATCATTTCCTCAGCCTGGTGATCGTCGAGAACGACCAGCAGAATCTTATCGCACCATCGACCATCCCGACCATCTGGGCGCGACATGCGCTGGACTCGGTGCAGTTGATCCCGCTCGCCGATCGCGCGGATGGGCAGTGGGTGGATATCGGGACCGGGGGAGGCTTTCCCGGCATGGTCGTGGCGCTCGCCTGGCCCGGCCGAATGGCGCTGGTCGAACCGCGCAAGCGGCGGGCGGACTTCCTTCGGGACTGCGCCGACAAGCTGGGGATCGCCGACCGGGTGGCCGTCCACGCCTCCAAGATCGAAGCCGTCGATGTGAAGGCGGATATTATTTCTGCTCGTGCCGTGGCGACAGTCGAAAATCTTTTGCGCGCGGCGGCACACTGCGGCAAACAGGAAACGCGGTGGCTGCTCCCGCGCGGCCGCCTGGACGAGCGCGAGATGAAGACCCTCAAGCGGCAATGGCGCTTCGTGTTTCACGTGGAACATAGCATCACCTCGGCGGACTCGTCGATCGTGATCCTCGACCGAGTAGGGGCCCGATGATCTGCGTTGCCATCGCGAACCAGAAGGGTGGGGTGGGCAAGACCACCAGCGCCATCAACCTCGCCACTGCCCTGGCGGCGACGGGGCTGCACGTCCTGCTGATCGATCTCGATCCACAGGGCAATGCCTCGACGGGTCTGGGAATTCCCAACAGCCAGCGGCTCTTCTCCAGCTACCACGTCCTGCTGGGCGAGGCGCGGATCGACGATGCGGTGGTCCATACGCAGGTGCCCCGGCTGGACATCGTACCCGCTACGGTGGACCTGTCGGGGGCGGAGCTGGAGCTGGTCGATTTTGAGAATCGGACGCACCGGTTGGATCAGGCGATGCGGCGGACGCAGGGCAATTGGGACATCGTCCTGATCGATTGCCCGCCCTCGTTGGGCCTGTTGACGATCAATGCGATGGTGGCGTCCGATTCGCTGTTCGTGCCGCTGCAATGCGAATTCTTCGCGCTGGAGGGGCTTTCGCAGCTTCTGACCACGGTCGAGCGGATTCGCGCACGGTTCAATCCGGGCCTCGCGATCCTGGGCGTGGCGCTGACGATGTATGACCGGCGCAACCGGCTGACCGACCAGGTGTCGGCGGACGTGCGCGCCGTTTTGGGAGGGGTCGTGTTCGATACGGTGATACCGCGCAATGTCCGGCTGTCGGAGGCGCCCAGCCATGGGCTGCCGGCGCTGATCTATGACCATCGCTGCGTCGGCAGTCTGGCCTATATCGCGCTGGCGCGGGAATTGATCGCCCGCCTGCCGCTCGGCACCCAGCCGGGAGCGGCGGCGGCATGAGCGGGGAGACGACCGCCAAGCGCCCACGTCCCGGTCTCGGGCGCGGTCTGGGCGCGCTGCTGGGCGATATCGCGCGGGAGGCGTCGATCCGGCCCGGTGACCAGCCGACGCCGGGCGGCGTGCGGATGTTGCCGGTCGGATCGCTGCAACCGCATCCGGACCAGCCGCGCCGTCATTTCGAGGAAGCGGCGCTCGACGAACTCGCTGCGTCGATCGCG
This window harbors:
- a CDS encoding lysine--tRNA ligase — its product is MTDELRSTALDSKAWPYEEARKLLKRYPDGKPGGEPILFETGYGPSGLPHIGTFNEVLRTTMVRNAFHALSDQKTRLIAFSDDMDGLRKVPDNVPNQAMLREHLGKPLTQVPDPFEKFDSFAAHNNALLRQFLDRFGFEYEFASSTEYYSSGRFDDALRLVLKQYQGIQDVMLPTLRAERRATYSPVLPISPRSGIVLQVPVEVIDAEAGLIAFEDEGERIVQSALGGLSKLQWKVDWAMRWVALGVDYEMAGKDLIDSVTQSSKIARVLGGRPPEGFNYEMFLDEHGEKISKSKGNGLSLDQWLTYGPEESLAFFAYREPKKAKQLHMGVIPRAVDEYWQFRTSYPSQSLKEQLGNPVHHIHDGKLPDGELPVTFGLLLNLVGVMGEATKAQVWGYLANYVPEASAEKYPELDRLIDHALAYARDFVAPTLHRRAPEPHEADALRQLDAQLAALPAGASAEDIQNIVYEIGKTDAFASLRDWFKALYETLLGSAQGPRMGSFIALYGVDNSRKLIAEALAKAA
- a CDS encoding dienelactone hydrolase family protein — encoded protein: MTGTKIIAAMGGEASFNAYYAEPKGTPAAAIIVIQEIFGVNAGIRRKCDTLAEAGYLAIAPDLFHKIAPGIELDPDVPTEMQQALDLIGQFDQDGGIGDIEATIHAIRAEHGADTKVGVVGYCLGGRLAFMAAARTDVDASVGYYGVGIDGLLGEKHAIAKPVLLHIPEEDHFVDKDAQQRMHEGLDDHPKVTLYDYPGEDHGFAAEFGQRRSETSAKLADERTMAFFAEHLR
- a CDS encoding DUF6489 family protein, producing the protein MKVNVEIDCTPEEARRAMGLPDLTPIHERYVQMMLDTMQSGVKPEMVEAMMRSWAPMGEAGMAMWRRMFEGQKG
- the mnmE gene encoding tRNA uridine-5-carboxymethylaminomethyl(34) synthesis GTPase MnmE; this translates as MTDTIFAVSSGQPPAAIAVIRVSGPAAFAAAGRLAGRLPEPRRAGLRSLRDGKGDLLDSALVLLFPGPATATGEDLVEFHCHGGRAVVAAVEAALAVQPGLRRAEPGEFTRRALLNGRIDLAGAEGLADLLEAQTERQRRAAIGAVEGRVSQAVRGWMDRIATLSAMVEAMLDFAEEDDVPLDGAAVARIMGEMHALASTMLEVVERPPVDRLHDGIRVVLAGPPNSGKSTLLNLLVEREAAIVSPIAGTTRDRIEASVLRGGVAYVLTDTAGLAEDTDDVIEAIGVTRAQEAIAQADILLWMADTPPPRGDAIWLHSRADLPERAVLPEGRRLAVRRDDQDSIAAVWDAIAQEAGTLLPREDAIGFKRHQQAQCTLAAQALMAASGEDILLIAEELRIARQALAELLGVNATETMLDALFGRFCLGK
- the mnmG gene encoding tRNA uridine-5-carboxymethylaminomethyl(34) synthesis enzyme MnmG, which translates into the protein MFDVVVIGGGHAGTEAAAAAARRGARTALLSFDRHGLGAMSCNPAIGGLGKGHIVREVDAFDGLIGRAADQGAIHYRMLNQSKGTAVQGPRIQADRRRYAGAIQAMLAAQPKLTIVEGEAEALILDGDRVAGVQLGDGTMLSARAVVLATGTFLGGRLFRGEERHWGGRIGERAATRMADQLRALGLPMARMKTGTPPRLDGRTIDWARLDEQPSDPDPWTMSPMTAGRPLPQIACAITRTTEHTHAIIAAAFHRSPLFTGAIEANGPRYCPSIEDKIKRFADRDSHQIFLEPEGLDDPLVYPNGLSTSLPTDVQEAMIASMPGLERAVITLPGYAVEYDHIDPRALDARLALGAIEGVFCAGQINGTTGYEEAAGQGLIAGLNAAAHACDLDPVILDRASSYLGVMIDDLVLQGVTEPYRMLTARAEYRLSLRADNAETRLGDIAEAVDCLSPERLAHRRRRQEQQTMLRERLAVVRTASDLARSGATIAQDGARRTAYEWLRFGGVTLAHVAPEAAEGCDPAVIAETLEDARYAPYVERQAEEVARLRADERIPLPATLDYAAIPGLSQEMIDRLSLARPATLAAASRIRGITPAALSAVLLHARKMAA
- the rsmG gene encoding 16S rRNA (guanine(527)-N(7))-methyltransferase RsmG, giving the protein MTEDQARDWVAQRFGEEAAERIDHFLSLVIVENDQQNLIAPSTIPTIWARHALDSVQLIPLADRADGQWVDIGTGGGFPGMVVALAWPGRMALVEPRKRRADFLRDCADKLGIADRVAVHASKIEAVDVKADIISARAVATVENLLRAAAHCGKQETRWLLPRGRLDEREMKTLKRQWRFVFHVEHSITSADSSIVILDRVGAR
- a CDS encoding ParA family protein, with protein sequence MICVAIANQKGGVGKTTSAINLATALAATGLHVLLIDLDPQGNASTGLGIPNSQRLFSSYHVLLGEARIDDAVVHTQVPRLDIVPATVDLSGAELELVDFENRTHRLDQAMRRTQGNWDIVLIDCPPSLGLLTINAMVASDSLFVPLQCEFFALEGLSQLLTTVERIRARFNPGLAILGVALTMYDRRNRLTDQVSADVRAVLGGVVFDTVIPRNVRLSEAPSHGLPALIYDHRCVGSLAYIALARELIARLPLGTQPGAAAA